A genomic stretch from Dissulfurispira thermophila includes:
- the prfB gene encoding peptide chain release factor 2 (programmed frameshift) — protein MLLQNELKDDISELKKRAASLRGYLDVDRLKTKLSEIERAISSEDIWSYPEKLKGLQKEKSDIEQTLLPLENAINRINYIEGSIAILNEDEGDIFFEEIKREIDELKKNLEDIELKLLLSGEVDKNDAIVTIHPGAGGTESQDWAQMLMRMYLRWAETHGYKTEIVDLQIGDEAGIKDVTFTVKGPYAYGYLKAEAGIHRLVRISPFDANKRRHTSFSAVLVYPEIEDDIKIDIRDEDLKIDTFRASGAGGQHVNKVSSAVRITHIPTGIIVSCQSERSQHRNKEVAMKILKSRLYDMSLKERERKMEGIVGDKKEISWGNQIRSYVLQPYRLVKDHRTNIEIGNVDAVLDGDIDVFINGYLKKIK, from the exons ATGTTGTTGCAAAATGAACTCAAAGATGACATCTCTGAATTAAAAAAGAGAGCAGCCTCTTTAAGAGGTTATCTT GATGTTGATAGACTCAAGACCAAACTATCCGAAATAGAGAGAGCTATATCATCTGAAGATATATGGTCTTATCCAGAAAAACTAAAAGGTCTTCAAAAAGAAAAATCTGATATAGAACAAACCCTTTTACCATTAGAAAATGCAATAAATAGAATTAATTATATTGAAGGGTCTATTGCCATTCTAAATGAAGATGAAGGTGATATTTTCTTTGAAGAGATCAAGAGAGAAATTGATGAACTCAAAAAAAATCTGGAAGATATAGAATTAAAACTACTTCTTTCAGGAGAAGTTGATAAGAATGATGCAATAGTAACAATTCATCCGGGTGCCGGAGGCACAGAAAGCCAGGATTGGGCTCAAATGCTAATGAGAATGTACCTGAGATGGGCTGAAACACATGGCTATAAGACAGAGATAGTTGACTTACAGATAGGTGATGAGGCTGGAATTAAAGATGTAACTTTTACAGTAAAAGGACCTTATGCTTATGGCTATCTTAAGGCAGAGGCTGGCATACACAGACTTGTGAGAATATCTCCATTTGATGCAAACAAAAGGAGGCATACATCTTTTTCTGCTGTACTCGTATATCCTGAGATAGAGGATGATATAAAGATAGATATTAGGGATGAGGATCTAAAGATAGATACTTTCAGGGCATCAGGCGCTGGCGGACAGCATGTAAATAAGGTATCATCTGCTGTAAGGATTACTCATATCCCTACAGGGATAATTGTTTCCTGTCAAAGTGAAAGGTCTCAACATAGAAATAAAGAAGTTGCAATGAAGATATTAAAATCAAGACTCTATGACATGTCTCTTAAAGAAAGAGAAAGAAAGATGGAGGGGATTGTTGGTGATAAAAAAGAAATATCATGGGGAAATCAGATAAGGTCTTATGTGCTTCAGCCTTACAGGCTTGTCAAAGATCATAGGACTAATATTGAGATTGGAAATGTAGATGCTGTTTTAGATGGAGACAT